GACTCCCTTGCTGTAAGTTATTCGTCGTCGATTTTTTTCCAAGCATCTTGGGTCATTTGCATTTGCTGCCACCATTGCTCTGAAGCAACAATCTGTCCATCTTGGTCGATTTCTGGATACGCTAAGCCTTTGCGCTGACAGGCGGTTGCAAAAATAGGATGGCCACCTTCAAATAAAATTCGCTGACGGCGCTCATGGCTTATTCTTGGCTGTTGATACAAACCTGCCGCTTGACGCTGGCGTTGGGCTTCATACAAGACAACAGAACAAGCAACCGAGACATTTAACGACTGAACCATACCCACCATAGGAATAACGATATCTTGGTCAGCCATTTCAAGCGCTTTTGCAGATGCGCCGAATTTCTCTTGTCCCAAGATAATAGCGGTTGGTTTGGTGTAGTCAATTTCACGAAAGTCGACAGCCGTATCTGATAAGTTTGTTACCAATACCTGCATACCTTGCTTTTTTAGTTCGATGATTGCATCTTCAGTATTACTGTAATCATGCACGTCGATCCAATTTTGACTACCTGCAGCACTACCGCCCGAAAGACGCATGGTTTCATTTTTCCATACTGCGTGCACATCACTAATGCCTATAGCATCGGCTGTACGTACGACAGCAGCTAAGTTATGAGTTTTGTGAACCCCTTCCATACAAACCGTTAAGTCTGGCTGGCGTTGGTCTAACATGCTGTTAATTCTTTGTAGTCTATCCGGTGTCATATACTTGTTCTAAAGTTGTGTTATATCTTGGCAAGCGCTTTGTCTAACTTGCCGCAAGTGTGCAATAGTCAGTATTAGCTGAAATTAGGTAATTCCATAATACCGTCAATTTCGATCGCAACATCTTTTGGCAATCTAGCAACTTGTACCGCTGCTCTTGCAGGATAAGGTTGTTGAAAGTACTGGCTCATAATTTCATTTACTGTCGCGAAATTAGCAAGGTCTTGTAAAAATATATTCACTTTTACCATGTCATTAATATTGCCACCTGCTGCTTCACACACCGCAACAATATTCTTAAAAACTTGTTGTGTCTGCTCGGCAAAATCTTCAGATACAATTTCCATTGTTTCTGGAACTAATGGTATTTGGCCTGAAAGATAGACAGTGTTATTAACTTTCACCGCTTGGCTATATGTACCAATTGCGCTTGGTGCTTGGTCTGTATTAATAATTGTTTTCATAATTTTCCTAAGCTATTTATTACGTACTACGCGTTGAACGTCGCCCATAACTTTAATTTTTCTGATGATGTCGGCAAGGTGAACCCTATTTCGACAAGTAATTTCCATATCAATAAGATACAAGCCAGACTCTTTCTCGCCAGAGTTTAGCGAGTGTACATTTGAGCCACAACGAGCAACCACATTGGTCAAAGCTGCTAATGCACCTTTATGATTAAGAATTTCAATACGTAGTTTGGCGATAAAGTCTCGGTCAATATCGGTATCCCATCTAACAGGGAATAAACTGCCTTGCTCATGACCTTTATTATTTCTACAGCCATGTTGATGTACCATTAAACCTTTTCCAGGGCTTAAGTAGGCTAATATTGAATCGCCAGGAATAGGACGACAACATTTACCGTAGCTAACCATCATACCTTCAGTGCCTTTAATCGGCATTTTATTTTTAGTTACGGTAGGTTTGAGTAGGTCTGACTCTTCTGTAAATTCGTCTTTCAAGCGTTTAGCTATACCTATGCTGAGTGCATTACCCAAACCAATATTAATCAGTAACTCTTCAATATTGGTATTACCGGTATCTTTAACCACTTGGGTCAATTTCTCTACAGCGATATCTTCTAGTTTTGTAGCACCTAACGCGTGACTAAGTAAACGGCGGCCTAAAGCAAGTGATTCAGTTTTTTCTTGCGAACGTAAGTAGGTGCGTATTTGCAAACGTGCTTTTGAGGTAACCACAAAGTTAAGCCAAGTTGCGTTAGGTCTAGCAGCAGTAGACGTAACCACTTCAATCGTTTGGCCAGAATCTAACGGCTTGCTGAGTGGGAAAGGTTTACGTTCAACCTTAACGCCTACGCAAGAATTACCTACATCAGTATGCACAGCATAAGCAAAATCGACTGCGGTTGCGCCCATTGGTAATTCAACAATGCGACCATCAGGGGTGAAAACATAAATTTCTTCTGGAAATAAATCCGACTTTACATTTTCAATAAATTCAAACGAGCTGCCGGCACTTTGCTGTAGCTCTAATAAGCTTTGCATCCAACGGCGTGCTTTCATCTGCGCCGTGGTGCCGGTATCTTCACCGTCTTGTTTATATAACCAGTGAGCGGCAACACCTTTGTCTGCCATTTGGTCCATATCATTGGTACGGATTTGTATTTCAACGGGAATACCATGCGGACCAATTAAAGAGGTATGCAATGACTGATAACCGTTGGTTTTTGGAATGGCAATATAATCTTTAAATCGTGATTCAATAGGTTTGAATAAGTTGTGAGCAGCACCTAAAGCGCGGTAACAGTCATCTATTTTGTCGCCAACAATAATTCTAAAGGCATAGATATCCATGACTTCATTAAACATTAACTCTTTATTGCGCATTTTTCGATAGATTGAATACAGGTGTTTTTCACGGCCAATAACTTGCGCTTTAATACCGTTTTCAGCTAAACGGCTAGTTACTTCTTGTTGAATATTGTTGATAATTTCTTTGCGGTTGCCACGTGCTTGCTTAATCGCCGATTTTAAGGCCCTTGCTCGCATAGGGTAAAGCGCTTCAAAACCTAATACTTCTAGCTCATTTTTAACATCGTGAATACCAAGACGATTAGCAATAGGTGCATAAATATCTAATGTTTCGCGGGCAATTCGACGACGTTTATCTGGTCGTAAAGAGCCTAATGTACGCATATTGTGCGTGCGATCTGCCAATTTAATGAGAATAACGCGTATATCTTGCACCATGGCTAAGATCATTTTGCGAAAGTTCTCCGCCTGCATCTCTTCTTTATTATCAAACTTTAGCTTGTCTAGCTTACTAACACCTTCAACTAACTCAGCTACGGTATGACCAAAGAGCTCAGATAACTGATCTTTAGTTACAGGAGTATCTTCAATCACGTCATGCAGTAATGCTGCCATTAAGGTTTCGTGATCTAAATGCATTTTTGCAAGATTAAGCGCCACAGCTACCGGATGGGTAATGTATGGCTCACCACTAGAACGCATTTGACCATCATGGGCCTCACGCGCAACAATATAGGCCTGTTTTAAAAGGTCTATTTGTACTTTTGATAAGTAACTTGATACATGTTCTTTTAGTGGTTCAAAAAGGTACACCCAATAATTCCCTGATGATTGCTTACGCTTTGATAAGTTAGAATACGATTATTTTATCGTTATGCCAATATTTATACCAATTTGATTCATTAAGTGATCTACTTTTTAATCAGTAAAAATGGCGAATACAAGGCATAAAATTTAGTACGTAGTTATTCTACATATAAATTTTGTAACGCCGTAGTTATTCATTTTAACCATTCAAAATGAGCAGCTAATTAATCAACTTGGTATTAAGCACGCTTACTTGAGTTTTTCTCATGAATCATGAGCAGATAATAAAAAACGCGTAAATCACAGTGATGTAATTTACGCGTTTTGAATGTTGCGACTAACGTTAAACGTTAGCAATAATTATTGGTTACCACCAACAATTGCTGCAACAGCATCTAATTCAGCAGCGTCTTGTTGTACTTGCTCATGTTTATCTGAACGGTCCATTACTTCAGTAGTAATTAGGCCAGCTTCGATTTCACGTAAAGCAATTACTGTTGGTTTGTCATTTTCAACGTCAACCAATGGATCTTTACCGCCCGTAGCAATTTGACGAGCACGACGAGATGCAATTAACACCAAGTCAAAACGATTACCGACTTTTTCTACGGCATCTTCAACAGTTACGCGAGCCATTTGGTCACTCCAACAATTAAATTCATAAAATAGTCGCGTAGTTTACTTGATCTACAGGCATGTAAGCAAGCACTCTAAGCTAATAATTCACTAAATAAAGCTTGATGCTCGCAGGCTTGTTGGCTGCGTTTTAAACGTTGGTTGTTAACAACCGTAGTTAAATCGACCAAGGCCTGTTCGAAATCATCATTAATAATAATATAATCAAATTCTTGATAGTGTGAACATTGTGCTTGCGCTTCAGCCATTCTCGATTGAATAACGTCTTCACTGTCTTGGCCTCTACCGCGTAAACGGTTTTCTAATTCTTGCTTTGAAGGCGGACTTATAAAGATAGTCGTTACGTCTGGCTTTTTCATTCTTACCTGTTGAGCACCTTGCCAATCAATATCAAGAAATACGTCAATACCTTGTGCTAGCTGCTGATCTATAGCTATTTCACTGGTACCGTAAAAATTACCAAAGACTTCTGCGTACTCATAAAATTGCTTTTCAGTAATCGATTTCTTGAATTGGTCTTTACTGACAAAGTGATAGTGTTGGCCATCAACTTCACCGGGACGCGCATTACGTGTCGTGTGAGAAACAGATACTTGCATAGGCCGAGTTGAAGTTTGTTTGAGTAAGGCGGAAATTAAACTCGACTTCCCTGCGCCACTGGGTGCAGATAAAATGAAGAGATT
The Colwellia sp. Arc7-D genome window above contains:
- the trmH gene encoding tRNA (guanosine(18)-2'-O)-methyltransferase TrmH, coding for MTPDRLQRINSMLDQRQPDLTVCMEGVHKTHNLAAVVRTADAIGISDVHAVWKNETMRLSGGSAAGSQNWIDVHDYSNTEDAIIELKKQGMQVLVTNLSDTAVDFREIDYTKPTAIILGQEKFGASAKALEMADQDIVIPMVGMVQSLNVSVACSVVLYEAQRQRQAAGLYQQPRISHERRQRILFEGGHPIFATACQRKGLAYPEIDQDGQIVASEQWWQQMQMTQDAWKKIDDE
- the gmk gene encoding guanylate kinase — translated: MTTKGNLFILSAPSGAGKSSLISALLKQTSTRPMQVSVSHTTRNARPGEVDGQHYHFVSKDQFKKSITEKQFYEYAEVFGNFYGTSEIAIDQQLAQGIDVFLDIDWQGAQQVRMKKPDVTTIFISPPSKQELENRLRGRGQDSEDVIQSRMAEAQAQCSHYQEFDYIIINDDFEQALVDLTTVVNNQRLKRSQQACEHQALFSELLA
- a CDS encoding RidA family protein — its product is MMKTIINTDQAPSAIGTYSQAVKVNNTVYLSGQIPLVPETMEIVSEDFAEQTQQVFKNIVAVCEAAGGNINDMVKVNIFLQDLANFATVNEIMSQYFQQPYPARAAVQVARLPKDVAIEIDGIMELPNFS
- the spoT gene encoding bifunctional GTP diphosphokinase/guanosine-3',5'-bis pyrophosphate 3'-pyrophosphohydrolase; translated protein: MYLFEPLKEHVSSYLSKVQIDLLKQAYIVAREAHDGQMRSSGEPYITHPVAVALNLAKMHLDHETLMAALLHDVIEDTPVTKDQLSELFGHTVAELVEGVSKLDKLKFDNKEEMQAENFRKMILAMVQDIRVILIKLADRTHNMRTLGSLRPDKRRRIARETLDIYAPIANRLGIHDVKNELEVLGFEALYPMRARALKSAIKQARGNRKEIINNIQQEVTSRLAENGIKAQVIGREKHLYSIYRKMRNKELMFNEVMDIYAFRIIVGDKIDDCYRALGAAHNLFKPIESRFKDYIAIPKTNGYQSLHTSLIGPHGIPVEIQIRTNDMDQMADKGVAAHWLYKQDGEDTGTTAQMKARRWMQSLLELQQSAGSSFEFIENVKSDLFPEEIYVFTPDGRIVELPMGATAVDFAYAVHTDVGNSCVGVKVERKPFPLSKPLDSGQTIEVVTSTAARPNATWLNFVVTSKARLQIRTYLRSQEKTESLALGRRLLSHALGATKLEDIAVEKLTQVVKDTGNTNIEELLINIGLGNALSIGIAKRLKDEFTEESDLLKPTVTKNKMPIKGTEGMMVSYGKCCRPIPGDSILAYLSPGKGLMVHQHGCRNNKGHEQGSLFPVRWDTDIDRDFIAKLRIEILNHKGALAALTNVVARCGSNVHSLNSGEKESGLYLIDMEITCRNRVHLADIIRKIKVMGDVQRVVRNK
- the rpoZ gene encoding DNA-directed RNA polymerase subunit omega, which translates into the protein MARVTVEDAVEKVGNRFDLVLIASRRARQIATGGKDPLVDVENDKPTVIALREIEAGLITTEVMDRSDKHEQVQQDAAELDAVAAIVGGNQ